A genomic segment from Geitlerinema sp. PCC 7407 encodes:
- the argC gene encoding N-acetyl-gamma-glutamyl-phosphate reductase: protein MGDVGQVPVGIIGASGYGGVQLVRLLMDHPGIEVAYLGGESSAGKSFSHLYPHLGHAVHLTIEPIDLEAIAQRCRAVFLSLPNGLAHQIAPTLLEKGCKVLDLSADYRFFNLDTYKSWYGGDRLDGAIAETAVYGLPELYRDRIAEASLVGCPGCYPTASLLALAPLLKQGLILPDSTVIDAKSGTSGGGRQAKVGMLLAEADNSVSAYGVARHRHTPEIEQICSDLAGHEVTVQFTPHLMPMVRGILSTVYATLRDPGLVREDLLTIYSAFYRNSPWVKLLPSGTYPQTKWAAGTNLAYIGIEVDPRTGRVIVMSAIDNLVKGQAGQAVQCLNLMLGLEETLGLPQLSFYP, encoded by the coding sequence ATGGGTGACGTTGGGCAGGTACCGGTTGGGATTATAGGTGCCTCAGGCTATGGCGGTGTGCAGTTGGTTCGCCTGCTGATGGACCATCCAGGAATTGAGGTGGCCTATTTGGGCGGTGAGAGCAGCGCGGGAAAGTCGTTTTCTCACCTCTATCCCCACTTGGGTCATGCGGTCCATTTGACGATCGAGCCGATCGATCTGGAGGCGATCGCCCAGCGCTGTCGAGCCGTGTTCTTGTCGCTGCCCAATGGTCTGGCCCACCAGATCGCCCCGACCCTGCTGGAGAAGGGGTGCAAGGTGCTGGATTTGTCGGCGGACTACCGATTTTTCAATCTAGACACCTATAAGTCCTGGTACGGAGGCGATCGCCTAGATGGCGCGATCGCTGAAACGGCGGTGTATGGCTTGCCTGAGCTTTACCGCGATCGCATTGCCGAAGCGTCCTTGGTCGGCTGCCCGGGCTGCTACCCCACGGCCAGTTTGCTGGCCCTAGCGCCCCTGCTCAAGCAAGGCCTCATTTTGCCTGACAGCACCGTGATCGACGCCAAGTCGGGCACCTCCGGCGGCGGCCGTCAGGCCAAGGTCGGCATGCTCCTGGCTGAGGCCGACAACTCTGTGAGCGCCTACGGCGTCGCCCGCCACCGCCACACCCCCGAAATCGAGCAAATCTGTAGCGATTTGGCGGGCCATGAGGTCACGGTGCAGTTTACGCCCCACCTGATGCCCATGGTGCGCGGCATTCTCTCCACGGTGTACGCCACGCTCCGCGATCCGGGCCTGGTGCGCGAAGATTTGCTGACGATCTACTCTGCCTTTTATCGCAACTCGCCCTGGGTGAAGCTGCTGCCCAGCGGCACCTATCCCCAGACCAAGTGGGCCGCAGGCACCAACCTGGCCTACATCGGCATCGAGGTGGACCCCCGGACGGGCCGCGTGATCGTGATGTCTGCGATCGACAACTTGGTGAAAGGTCAGGCAGGCCAAGCGGTCCAGTGCCTCAACCTGATGCTGGGCCTAGAAGAGACCCTCGGCTTGCCCCAGCTGTCGTTCTATCCATAA
- a CDS encoding RNA-binding protein, with the protein MTIYVGNLSYQATEEDVRSVFAEYGTVERVVLPTDRETGRMRGFAFVDLTDDSTEDSAIEELNGAEWMGRQLRVNKAKPREESRGGSFRR; encoded by the coding sequence ATGACTATTTACGTTGGCAACCTGTCCTACCAAGCGACAGAAGAGGATGTTCGGAGCGTCTTTGCGGAGTACGGCACCGTCGAACGAGTGGTCCTGCCCACCGATCGCGAAACAGGCCGGATGCGGGGCTTTGCCTTTGTGGACTTGACCGATGACAGCACAGAGGACTCCGCCATCGAGGAGCTCAATGGCGCTGAGTGGATGGGACGCCAGCTGCGAGTGAATAAAGCAAAACCCCGAGAGGAGTCTCGGGGAGGCAGCTTCCGGCGCTAG
- the cysE gene encoding serine O-acetyltransferase, translated as MLNTLRTDFRIIFERDPAARNWLEVLLCYPGLQALTFHRFAHWLRSLGIPLIPRMISHLGRFITGIEIHPGARIGRGVFIDHGMGVVIGETAIVGNYALIYQGVTLGGTGKESGKRHPTLGENVVVGAGAKVLGNIEIGDNVRIGAGSVVLRDVPSDCTVVGIPGRIIYRSGVRVNPLEHGSLPDSEAQVIRSLVDRIEQLEQQLESLQQSVRSSPALTEERLMALVGAGDALEKSPQCQLRDREIEEFLGGSGI; from the coding sequence GTGCTGAATACCCTCCGGACTGACTTTCGCATCATTTTCGAGCGGGACCCCGCTGCTAGAAACTGGCTGGAAGTTCTCCTTTGCTATCCAGGGCTGCAGGCTCTCACTTTTCATCGATTTGCCCACTGGCTGAGAAGTCTCGGTATTCCCCTCATTCCCCGCATGATTTCTCATCTAGGCCGGTTCATCACCGGGATTGAGATTCACCCAGGCGCCCGCATTGGTCGGGGCGTCTTCATCGACCACGGCATGGGCGTCGTGATCGGGGAAACGGCCATCGTGGGCAACTATGCCCTGATCTACCAGGGCGTGACCCTGGGCGGTACCGGCAAGGAAAGCGGCAAGCGCCACCCCACCCTGGGCGAAAACGTCGTGGTGGGTGCCGGGGCCAAGGTGCTCGGCAACATCGAGATTGGCGATAACGTCCGCATTGGCGCGGGCTCTGTGGTGCTGCGGGATGTCCCCTCAGACTGCACCGTGGTGGGCATACCGGGCCGAATTATCTATCGCTCGGGCGTCCGGGTGAACCCGCTGGAGCACGGCAGCCTGCCGGACTCCGAGGCCCAGGTGATTCGCTCCCTGGTCGATCGCATCGAGCAGCTCGAGCAGCAGCTTGAGTCGCTTCAGCAGTCGGTCAGGTCGTCGCCAGCGCTGACGGAGGAGCGGCTGATGGCCCTGGTGGGGGCTGGGGACGCCCTAGAGAAGTCGCCTCAGTGCCAGCTGCGCGATCGCGAAATCGAAGAATTTTTGGGCGGTTCGGGCATCTAA
- a CDS encoding Npun_F5749 family FMN-dependent PPOX-type flavoprotein — translation MTLAPWRSPLSRALHRNRSLVYARYLQLATVRPDGRPANRTVVFRGFREGDNRLQFVTDSRSEKISQLHQQPWAEVCWYFPKTREQFRLSGRLGVIDGAEPEPQRQQERQDSWRSLSDNARIQFAWPHPGYARAEAADFAPPLPDPDVPVADFCLLQLEPTWVDHLELRGEPQNRWRYHLEHEEWVVQSINP, via the coding sequence ATGACCCTTGCGCCTTGGCGATCGCCCCTGAGTCGGGCTCTGCACCGCAACCGCTCCCTGGTTTACGCCCGCTATCTTCAGCTCGCGACCGTCCGGCCCGACGGGCGCCCTGCCAACCGAACCGTGGTGTTTCGCGGCTTTCGAGAAGGCGACAACCGGCTCCAGTTTGTCACCGACAGCCGCAGCGAAAAAATCAGCCAGCTGCATCAGCAGCCCTGGGCCGAAGTGTGCTGGTACTTTCCCAAGACGCGGGAGCAGTTTCGGCTGTCGGGGCGCCTGGGCGTGATCGATGGGGCAGAGCCGGAGCCGCAGCGTCAGCAGGAGCGCCAAGACAGCTGGCGATCGCTCTCAGACAACGCCCGAATCCAGTTTGCTTGGCCCCATCCCGGCTACGCCCGCGCAGAGGCCGCTGACTTTGCGCCGCCCCTGCCAGACCCCGACGTTCCTGTCGCCGACTTCTGCCTGCTTCAGCTCGAGCCGACCTGGGTGGATCACCTAGAGCTGCGAGGCGAGCCGCAAAATCGCTGGCGCTACCACCTCGAACACGAAGAGTGGGTGGTGCAGTCCATCAATCCCTGA
- the nrdJ gene encoding ribonucleoside-triphosphate reductase, adenosylcobalamin-dependent, with protein sequence MVQELERSRQSGEFPENAPTAYPVFYRTYSRRTDNGRETWNAVCDRTVRGLTKLGKLTAKETALLLKMQQEQKALPSGRWMWVGGTEWLERPENFSGAYNCTSTNVIDWQAFGLMMDLAMMGCGTGAILEPEYIRQLPVIRNRITVRSQGAIGTTPAAERRDLTEVLIDGNHVTLHVGDSRQGWVKSYQTILELSSDERFDAEVTVTVDLSDVRPSGERLKGFGGVANPVKLPELYERCANILNKAIGRQLTSVECCLLIDEAAVCIVAGNVRRSAGMRQFAADDALGATAKDNLWQQDEAGNWRIDPERDALRMANHTRVFHHKPTREECVEAVRKQFYSGEGAIQYAPEAIARSSADLLTHPDIRQEFLEVYTSLGKEEARRWLKNFRPEMSDREVEHRLQRYGLNPCVTADTWVHTGDGPRQVKDLIGVQHSTYVNGELFSTTPAGFFYSGTKDVLKLTTQEGYSLRLTGNHKVLKVTAQTQKAQYTDWVAAETLQPGDRVLLHNHRGLQPWAGQGTLASGQLLGSLVGSDSLAQAVVAKPALVRTQTLTRKALNSGEVASLATEFGVILDQPAVTSAIEQGSYEFYQGFLQGLFSAHSRIQSSPTGSVSVRLAQSSLADLQAVQRMLGRLGIVSAIDARSGAQPELAIANDNLAIFAALIGFQDPAKTAQLAEASAQYGRERFTATVASVVPDGVEAVYDCTVPGPARFDANGLVAHNCGEILGADFHCVAGSTLLITRDGLHPIQSLVGQAVEVWNGRRWSQVVPVQTGRNRQLYRVTFGDGTSLDVTAKHRFFVGDRFSSTYTEVTTEELSDRLTSHPYALHTEPFKIDYRDGKFVDPTWAYTLGQLVGDGSLCKSHGKPQLQLRLYGVKSYQSLALAGRTSGTPRYYAQNPETPCLLYTGFHENFDPEQVRALKGEAQALEALASWNREGILHFIAGLIDADGSETSSGGVRLYVSDYDRAYRLYLLLLKCGIASSINLMAKAGSKTNLGVRKKDLWYLQITDCAAIPCQRVDTSRGHAPKIKGKWQVIRSVEPLPGQHDSYCFNEPEFHKGVFGGTLTGQCNLSEVHLNRIDPQNLNEQAEAFTAGALSVAALLNHQFQEPRYQDSRELDPIVGVSFTGLFDFFVTAFGSDWLRWWEAGRPDTPEGAEFRRKEAEYLSRWREIVHAAVWDYCDRHGIKRPNRCTTVQPSGTKSLLTSAAPGWHPPKAQRYIRRITFRKNDPVALACIDFGYSVVPSQSDKDEQGNLLNDPFDPRCTEWLVEIPVEVPWANLPGADQIDISQFSADAQFDFYMQVQRHYVTHNTSATIELREGEIESLGDRIFQAIEGDEGYMSAALLARFDDLQTFPRLPFEPISKETYEAMLDAVKQRRATADFHAALSRYDLGEMAEAGPAGCDSDKCLLPEQQPSN encoded by the coding sequence ATGGTCCAAGAGCTTGAGCGATCCCGTCAGAGTGGGGAGTTCCCCGAGAACGCTCCCACCGCCTATCCGGTGTTCTACCGCACCTACAGCCGCCGCACCGACAATGGGCGCGAGACCTGGAATGCAGTGTGCGATCGCACCGTTCGCGGTCTGACCAAGCTCGGCAAGCTGACCGCCAAAGAAACTGCCCTCCTGCTCAAGATGCAGCAGGAGCAAAAAGCCCTCCCGTCGGGCCGCTGGATGTGGGTTGGCGGGACCGAGTGGCTGGAGCGCCCCGAAAACTTCTCGGGCGCCTACAACTGCACCAGCACCAACGTCATCGACTGGCAGGCCTTCGGCCTGATGATGGACCTCGCGATGATGGGCTGCGGCACCGGCGCCATTCTGGAGCCGGAGTACATTCGCCAGCTGCCAGTCATCCGCAACCGCATCACGGTCCGCTCCCAGGGAGCCATTGGCACGACGCCCGCTGCAGAGCGCCGAGACCTTACCGAAGTTCTGATCGACGGCAACCATGTCACCCTCCACGTGGGCGACAGTCGCCAGGGCTGGGTGAAGTCCTACCAGACCATTCTGGAGCTGTCCAGCGATGAGCGCTTTGACGCAGAGGTGACGGTCACCGTTGACCTGAGCGATGTGCGGCCCTCGGGCGAGCGCCTAAAGGGCTTCGGCGGAGTCGCCAACCCCGTGAAGCTGCCAGAACTCTATGAGCGCTGCGCCAATATTCTCAACAAGGCGATCGGCCGCCAGCTCACCTCGGTGGAGTGCTGCCTCCTGATCGACGAAGCAGCGGTCTGCATCGTGGCCGGAAATGTCCGCCGAAGCGCCGGTATGCGCCAGTTTGCCGCCGATGACGCGCTGGGAGCAACGGCCAAGGACAATCTGTGGCAGCAGGATGAAGCGGGGAACTGGCGCATCGATCCAGAGCGGGACGCGCTGCGGATGGCCAACCACACCCGCGTTTTCCACCACAAGCCGACGCGCGAGGAGTGCGTGGAGGCGGTGCGCAAGCAGTTCTATTCGGGAGAAGGGGCAATCCAGTACGCGCCGGAGGCGATCGCCCGCTCCAGCGCTGATTTGCTCACGCACCCCGATATTCGCCAAGAGTTCCTGGAGGTCTACACTTCCCTGGGCAAAGAAGAAGCCCGCCGCTGGCTGAAGAATTTCCGCCCGGAAATGAGCGATCGCGAGGTGGAGCACCGCCTCCAGCGCTACGGCCTGAATCCCTGCGTGACCGCAGATACCTGGGTCCACACCGGCGACGGTCCTCGCCAAGTCAAGGACCTGATCGGGGTTCAGCACAGCACCTACGTCAATGGCGAGCTGTTTAGCACCACGCCTGCTGGTTTCTTCTACTCCGGCACCAAGGACGTGCTCAAGCTGACAACCCAAGAGGGCTACAGCCTGCGCCTAACCGGCAACCACAAAGTCTTGAAGGTGACGGCCCAGACCCAGAAAGCTCAATACACCGACTGGGTGGCAGCTGAAACCCTCCAACCCGGCGATCGCGTTTTGCTGCACAACCACCGGGGCCTACAGCCTTGGGCTGGCCAAGGTACCTTGGCCTCTGGTCAGCTGCTCGGCTCTCTAGTCGGCAGCGACAGCTTGGCTCAGGCAGTGGTGGCCAAGCCCGCTTTAGTCCGCACGCAAACCCTCACCCGTAAAGCCCTCAATTCTGGAGAGGTTGCTAGTCTCGCCACGGAGTTTGGCGTCATCCTAGACCAACCAGCCGTCACTTCCGCCATAGAACAAGGGAGCTACGAGTTTTATCAAGGCTTTTTGCAGGGGCTGTTTAGTGCCCATAGCCGCATTCAGAGCAGCCCGACCGGAAGCGTCAGTGTGCGTCTCGCTCAAAGCAGTCTGGCGGATCTGCAAGCGGTGCAGCGAATGCTGGGACGCCTGGGAATTGTTTCTGCGATTGACGCTAGGTCAGGAGCTCAGCCCGAGTTGGCGATCGCCAATGACAACCTCGCGATCTTTGCAGCACTCATCGGCTTCCAGGACCCTGCAAAGACAGCGCAATTAGCCGAGGCTTCGGCGCAGTATGGGCGCGAGCGGTTTACCGCGACAGTGGCTAGCGTTGTGCCTGATGGTGTCGAGGCGGTCTACGACTGCACCGTGCCCGGTCCGGCCCGATTTGACGCCAATGGCCTAGTCGCCCACAACTGCGGAGAAATCCTGGGGGCTGATTTCCACTGCGTTGCGGGCTCCACACTGCTGATCACCCGCGATGGTCTGCACCCCATTCAATCTCTGGTGGGACAAGCGGTGGAAGTATGGAATGGTCGCCGCTGGAGCCAGGTGGTTCCTGTTCAGACAGGGCGAAACCGTCAGCTTTATCGAGTCACCTTTGGGGATGGCACATCGCTGGATGTGACCGCCAAGCACCGCTTCTTTGTGGGCGATCGCTTTAGCAGCACCTACACCGAAGTGACTACCGAGGAACTGAGCGATCGCCTCACCAGCCATCCCTACGCCTTGCACACAGAGCCGTTCAAGATTGACTACCGCGACGGCAAGTTTGTCGATCCCACCTGGGCCTATACCCTCGGTCAATTGGTCGGTGATGGCTCGCTGTGCAAATCCCATGGCAAGCCCCAGCTTCAGTTGCGGCTTTACGGGGTCAAGAGCTATCAGAGCCTTGCCTTGGCAGGACGGACCTCCGGCACGCCGCGCTACTACGCCCAAAACCCAGAAACGCCCTGCTTGCTGTACACGGGCTTCCACGAAAACTTTGATCCGGAGCAGGTACGCGCCCTCAAGGGCGAGGCCCAAGCCCTTGAAGCCCTAGCAAGCTGGAACCGCGAAGGCATCTTGCATTTCATCGCCGGACTCATTGATGCCGATGGCTCGGAGACTTCCTCTGGCGGCGTACGGCTCTATGTTTCTGACTATGACCGAGCCTACCGCCTGTACCTGCTGCTGCTGAAGTGCGGCATTGCCTCCTCGATCAACCTCATGGCCAAGGCCGGCAGCAAAACCAACCTGGGGGTCCGCAAAAAGGATCTGTGGTATCTGCAAATTACCGACTGTGCCGCCATTCCCTGCCAGCGAGTGGATACCTCCAGAGGCCATGCGCCCAAGATCAAGGGCAAGTGGCAAGTAATCCGCTCGGTGGAACCCCTGCCGGGACAGCACGATAGCTACTGCTTCAACGAGCCGGAGTTTCACAAGGGAGTCTTTGGCGGTACTCTCACCGGACAGTGCAACCTTTCGGAGGTGCACCTAAACCGCATCGATCCGCAGAACCTGAATGAGCAGGCAGAAGCCTTTACGGCGGGGGCGCTCTCTGTGGCGGCGCTGCTCAACCACCAGTTCCAGGAGCCGCGCTATCAGGACTCTCGAGAACTCGATCCCATCGTGGGGGTTTCCTTCACGGGGCTGTTTGATTTCTTTGTGACGGCTTTTGGGTCAGACTGGCTGCGCTGGTGGGAGGCAGGGCGTCCTGACACCCCCGAGGGCGCAGAGTTCCGGCGGAAGGAGGCAGAGTACCTGAGCCGCTGGCGCGAGATCGTCCACGCGGCAGTGTGGGACTACTGCGATCGCCACGGGATCAAGCGGCCCAACCGCTGCACCACGGTCCAGCCCTCCGGCACCAAGTCGCTGCTGACCAGCGCAGCCCCAGGCTGGCACCCCCCCAAGGCCCAGCGCTACATTCGGCGGATCACCTTCCGCAAGAATGACCCGGTCGCCCTGGCCTGCATTGATTTTGGCTACTCAGTGGTGCCCTCGCAATCAGATAAGGATGAGCAGGGCAATTTGCTCAACGATCCTTTCGATCCGCGCTGCACGGAGTGGCTGGTAGAAATCCCGGTAGAAGTGCCCTGGGCCAATCTGCCAGGGGCAGATCAAATTGATATTTCTCAGTTCTCGGCTGACGCACAGTTTGACTTCTACATGCAGGTGCAGCGGCACTACGTGACCCACAACACCAGCGCCACCATCGAGCTGCGGGAAGGCGAGATCGAGAGTCTGGGCGATCGCATCTTCCAGGCGATCGAGGGAGATGAAGGCTACATGTCAGCGGCTCTGCTGGCCCGCTTTGATGACCTGCAAACCTTCCCCCGGCTGCCCTTTGAGCCGATCTCGAAGGAAACCTACGAAGCCATGCTGGACGCGGTCAAGCAGCGCCGCGCAACGGCAGACTTCCACGCCGCCCTCAGCCGGTACGACCTGGGCGAAATGGCCGAGGCTGGACCCGCTGGCTGCGACTCCGACAAGTGCCTACTGCCTGAGCAGCAGCCCAGCAACTAG
- the ribBA gene encoding bifunctional 3,4-dihydroxy-2-butanone-4-phosphate synthase/GTP cyclohydrolase II, translating to MEPLHQSDSFTPAPQFDSIAAALADLKAGRAIVVVDDENRENEGDLICAAQFATPDMINFMAVEARGLICLAMTGDRLDELDLPLMVSNNTDRNQTAFTVSIDAAPHLGVSTGISAEDRARTIQVAINPASKPFDLARPGHIFPIRAREGGVLKRAGHTEAAVDLARMAGLYPSGVICEIQNPDGSMARLPQLLEYARQFNLKIISIADLISYRLQHERFVVRETVADLPSEFGHFKIYGYRNILDNSEHVAIVKGEPDQFSAGTVMVRMHSECLTGDSLGSLRCDCRMQLQAAMKMIENAGQGVVVYLRQEGRGIGLINKLKAYSLQDMGLDTVEANERLGFPADLRNYGVGAQILNDLGVKQICLITNNPRKIAGLKGYGLEMVDRVPLLIEATPYNSSYLAAKAEKLGHLLLQTYLTTISIRWRDEPLSVKERYERLERIRHLGRSHDLLVQEEARPVAVGLFGKNSLTIHLGLDQTGLATQDWYRQPNHPYGQAIAQILDRLATWAQIEQLEFLLAAGVDPLTNLQVQLDRQSFPLSQPPSTLSDRWETQQIYSFCQTADAKTVS from the coding sequence GTGGAACCGCTTCACCAATCCGACTCTTTCACACCCGCCCCGCAGTTTGACAGCATTGCTGCTGCCCTCGCCGACCTCAAGGCTGGGCGCGCCATCGTCGTCGTCGATGACGAAAACCGCGAAAACGAAGGGGATCTCATTTGCGCGGCCCAGTTTGCCACCCCCGACATGATTAATTTCATGGCGGTCGAAGCCAGAGGGCTGATCTGTCTCGCCATGACGGGCGATCGCCTTGACGAGCTGGATCTGCCGTTGATGGTATCGAATAATACCGATCGCAATCAAACGGCCTTCACCGTCAGCATCGACGCCGCCCCCCATCTCGGCGTCAGCACCGGCATCTCCGCCGAAGACCGGGCGCGCACCATCCAGGTCGCCATCAACCCGGCCAGCAAGCCCTTCGACCTGGCGCGGCCAGGACACATCTTCCCGATCCGGGCCCGCGAAGGCGGCGTCCTCAAGCGCGCCGGCCACACCGAAGCCGCCGTCGACCTGGCCCGCATGGCGGGTCTGTATCCATCGGGCGTCATCTGCGAAATCCAGAATCCCGACGGCTCCATGGCGCGGCTTCCCCAGCTGCTGGAGTACGCCCGCCAGTTCAACCTCAAGATCATCAGCATCGCGGACCTGATCAGCTATCGGCTCCAGCACGAGCGCTTTGTGGTGCGCGAGACCGTGGCTGACCTGCCCAGCGAGTTCGGCCACTTCAAGATCTACGGCTACCGCAATATCCTGGATAACTCGGAGCACGTGGCGATCGTCAAAGGCGAGCCGGACCAGTTCTCGGCGGGCACGGTCATGGTGCGGATGCACTCGGAGTGTCTGACGGGGGATTCTCTGGGCTCCCTGCGCTGCGACTGCCGGATGCAGCTCCAGGCAGCGATGAAAATGATCGAAAACGCGGGCCAAGGCGTGGTGGTCTATCTGCGCCAAGAAGGGCGGGGCATTGGCTTGATCAACAAGCTCAAGGCCTACTCGCTGCAAGACATGGGCCTGGACACGGTGGAAGCAAACGAGCGCCTGGGCTTTCCGGCGGACCTGCGCAACTACGGCGTGGGAGCGCAGATTCTCAACGATCTGGGGGTCAAGCAGATCTGTTTGATCACCAACAATCCCCGGAAAATCGCCGGTCTCAAGGGCTACGGGCTGGAGATGGTGGACCGGGTGCCGCTGCTGATCGAGGCAACGCCTTACAACTCCAGCTACCTGGCCGCCAAGGCCGAAAAGCTGGGCCACTTGCTGCTGCAAACCTACCTGACGACGATTTCGATCCGGTGGCGCGATGAGCCGCTGAGCGTGAAGGAGCGCTACGAGCGGCTCGAGCGCATTCGTCATCTGGGGCGATCGCACGATCTGCTGGTGCAGGAGGAGGCGCGGCCGGTGGCAGTGGGCCTCTTTGGCAAAAATTCCCTGACAATCCATCTGGGCCTCGACCAAACCGGACTGGCGACACAGGACTGGTACCGCCAGCCCAACCATCCCTACGGTCAGGCGATCGCCCAAATTCTCGATCGCCTAGCCACCTGGGCCCAAATTGAGCAGCTCGAGTTCTTGCTGGCGGCGGGGGTCGACCCCCTGACCAACCTCCAGGTCCAGCTCGATCGCCAGAGCTTCCCCCTCAGCCAGCCGCCCTCGACCCTGAGCGATCGCTGGGAAACCCAGCAAATCTACAGCTTCTGCCAGACTGCTGACGCCAAAACCGTGAGCTAA